DNA sequence from the Anabaena sphaerica FACHB-251 genome:
GCTTAAAAGACAGAGGAATTAAACTCCAAGTCACAGAAAGCTTTAAAGACCTCGTTGTCCGTGAAGGTTACGACCCCAGTTATGGTGCTAGACCCTTACGCAGAGCCATTATGCGCTTGTTAGAAGATTCTCTAGCTGAGGCTATCTTATCTAGTCATATTCTGGAAGGTGATACAGCCATTGTTGATGTCGATGATGATGGGCAGGTAATAGTCAGAAAAACCGAAACCCGCGAATTCATGTTAGCTAACGCTGGTTAATGTTGAATAGCATCTCAAAACTACTCGGTTAATAGGGTAAGGGGTAAACCTTTACCCTTTTGCTTTTTTTCAAACAAACAGAACTTAAGAACTTTCATCTGACTGATCCAAGGCAATGTTAGACTGCATTGGTAAAGTGATACCTATTGATGCTGCACATTGCAAAATTGCCGCTTCGTATTTTTTAGAATTGACAAGACTTCGAGCAGTCTGCAAATTCAACTCAAAAATATCAATTGCTCTTTCAATCTGTCCTAATCTTGCTGATTCCAAAGCAAGATAATTGAGAGCAGCTACTCTATAACTACTGATTTTAAATGCAGCTACAACATCCATCGCTATATCAAATCTTCCTATACTGATGAGTTGTTCTATGATCGTATTTAAAAAACGTTTATCCTTATTTAGAGATTTGGCGATTTCACTAAATCTATCAAATTGTTCAAACTCCAAAAGATCCAGTGCAAATTGTTGTTTCTGATAATTTAAATATGATTCGTCATAACATTTCCGAACAAAAGTTGGAAAAAATGATGGTTCAGAAGTCAGGCTCACTTTCCACCAAGCTATGAATTCAGAAATAAGTCTTTTCTGCTGCTCTATTTCTGTACAAGTCTCTTGTGAAGGTCTTCCTAAAACTAATTTTGGATCTTCTGGTCTATGAGCAAGCTCATTAGGAATTGCGACACATTTTCCAGATTTGGCGTTTTTCGTAAACTCTTGAGGAGTTGAACACATATAGACGTTTTGGCTGCAAACTTTGCAATAGCGAACGTCCCTATCCTCAGTTTGATTTAGAGAATCCCATTCCTGTGGACATCGGAATTCCAAAATATCTGGGCAGTTCCAAATTTGTGAAAAGTTTTTCATGGATTTTAAGTCACTATTTAGGTTTACAAAAAGCGCCTGAGCAAATGTAATTCATACCTTAATAGTCATTATCAGCCACACAAATACCTTTACATTTAATACCGTTTGTAGCAGTGCGCTGACAATGAGAACAGAGAACTTTTTCGGTTTCGGTTTCTTGATTTATTTTTATACTATCAATTGCCTGTAGCTTGTCTTTTTCGGTTTGGAGTTTTTCATTCATAAGAATGGCGGAATTTTTTGCTGTTTAAATTTTACAAGCTCTGTATTAGTCTCACCGCCGCCCATTGCCCCAGACCGTTGTCTAGTCTGCATTTAACAGTTTGCGGAACACAATTTTATCATCACCCGCCGCGTAGAAATCACGAATACGTGCTTCTTCCTGGAAGCCATACTTCCCGTAAAATGCCCTTGTGCGCTCAAATTCCGGTAGTCCTGAAGTTTCCACCACTAGCATCCGTCCACCACGTGCTATCAATGTTTGTTCAACATAGTGCAGTAATTTCCCGCCCCGTCCTTGTCCCTGGAGGTCTTCTCGGATGGCAATTAATAGCAAATTCCACGTTTGATGAGTCATCCGTTCCGGTTCGCAGTAAGCTACTCCAACAGGCTCATTTTCTTCGTAGGTAAGCCAAAAGCTTTCGGTTTCGCCGTCTTTAAAGTAATCGGACAGCATTTTTTTCAGATAATCAAGTTCTTGAGCCTGAAAGCCAATAGTTTCAGCTACGGCGATTAGCGCGTTTGTGTCGTCGGGTGTGGTCCGTCGAATCATCGTCAATAGTAACAATAGAATGTAAGCCACACCAATGGTACTACAATATGCTACAAAAGCTGGTTAGCTGTAGGTTGAATAAAATGAAACTCAACAAATAAATCTCAACAACAGGGATAATGTTGGGTTGCGTTCCTTAACCCAACCTACAATATAGGCGATCGCACCGCCATAACTCTGGTGAAAGATGAAGAGTTAGTGTCATCAGTCTTTTCCCGCAGTTAATCTCGCTAGAACTGCTCGTGAGTCACTACCGACTCGCTCATAAGCTGCACAAGAATCTCGAAGAGGACAAGCCCATTCTGGTTCTTCTTCAAAAGCATGACGAAAAAGGCATAACCCTGAATCTTGGGTTACAGGTTCAGTGATCTCAATTGATCTAATTATCGCTCGACACTCTCTACTTATGAGTCTCCATCCCCTCTTGAAATTTTATATTTCCGAACTCAGCATTGCTGAACGCATCCAACTGGTTGAAGATTTATGGGATAGCATCTTAGAACACCAAGAGGAAATTCCCTTGAGTCAAGCACAACAACAAGAATTAGATCGACGTTTAGATAATTAAAAAAAAATCCTACAAGTGGTTCTAGTTGGGAAGAGGTTAAACAACGCTTAGAATTTGCCCAATAAACTATAACCTCCCATCCCCAAATACCCCCAACACCTACTTACAAAGATACCGCATACAACCGATCGCCAATAATTCCGCGAATATTCTCAACCATCTGACTATAGACAGCATCAGATAAAACAGGTTCAGAACCTTCTAACTGCACCTGTTGATCTAAATCAATCCAAGATTTACAACCACCGTATTCAGGTAAATAAGGAATATACTGCACCTGGGGGAGTTTATAAGTCCGTAACAAAAGAATGTATAAAGGTTGACGCGCTTTCCATTTTAGGCGATCGCTAATAAAATACTCGTTCCAAATATGAAAAGGAAGTAATTCACTGACAATAGACTCATCTGCAACGGGTAAAATATCCGTAATTTCTGCCCAACTACCGATGCGAATTGTTTCTGGATGCCATCCTGATGTGACTGGATAGACAAGATCAGCATACTCAGCCTTGAGCAAAAAAGATTGTTGATGTTCGTAAGTAGGGTAGAGCAGAACCTGTTCATGAGCAACGCTGAAACGTCCCCCCTGTTCATGGATACCGCCTTTACGAAGTAACATAATCGTTTGGCCGTTTTCCAGCGCATTTACGGCTACAGCCCATTCTTTGAGAGCATGAAAAGTGGTAGTCAGTTCCATGAGCATCTTTTATTAGGTGACAGGTGATAGATGACAGGTTACAGGTAATAGGTTAAAAGTCTAATTGTGTTCTCATCACTTTAGCTGTTGTCAGAAATTAGAGGAAAACTATGGAAAAACGCAAACTGGGTACATCAACCGTACAAATCTCACCCATTCTCATGGGAACTTGGCAAGCAGGGAAAAAAATGTGGGTGGGAATTGAGGATGATGACTCAATTAAAACCATTCGCGCTGGTTACGAAGCCGGAATTACAACCATAGATACTGCTGAAGTTTATGGTGATGGACATTCTGAACAGATTGTAGCCCAAGCTTTGTCTGATGTGCGCGATCGCGTGGAATATGCCACAAAAGTTTTTTCTAATCATCTCAAATATCAACAAGTGATTGAAGCTTGTGAGCGTTCCCTGCAAAATCTCAAAACTGACTACATCGACCTATACCAAATTCATTGGCCATCTGGTGCTTTCAACAGTGAAATCGTCCCTATAGAAGAAACCATGAACGCCTTAAATCATCTCAAAGAACAAGGTAAAATTCGTGCCATTGGAGTTTCTAATTTTTCCCGTGAACAAATAGCAGAAGCCTCCCAATATGGACGTATTGATAGTTTACAACCACCTTATTCTTTATTTTGGCGGAATGTAGAGACAGATGCCATGCCATACTGTGTGGAAAATAACATTTCGATTTTGGCTTATTCACCTTTAGCACAAGGATTGTTAACTGGTAAATTCGCTCCTGGTCATAAATTTGACCCAGCCGATAACAGAGCTAAAAATAGGTTATTTCAAGGTGAAAACTTTGAACGCGCTCAACAAGCATTAGACAAACTTAGACCCATAGCTGAAAATCATCATTGTAGTTTAGCGCAGTTAGCATTGGCGTGGTTAATTGCCCAACCTCAAACAAATGCGATCGCCGGTGCAAGATATCCCCAACAAGCACAAGATAACGCCAAAGCCGCAGCAATCAATCTTTCTACTGAAGAAATCGCCCAAATAGACAATATTGGCCGCATTGTTACCAACCATTTCGACAATACAGGAATTATGTGGGAATGGTAATTGGGAAATAAGGGAACAGGGAACAGGGAACAGGGAACAGGGAACAGGGAACAGGGAACAGGTAGAAAGCTATTCTCCCCACCTTCTCATCACCCCATCTCTACTGTCACCTGTCAAGAGTCACCTTTCCCCAATGTTGCTAATTGAAACAAAACATCAAGTTTAGTAAACAAGCGATCGCATTTGAATTAGGGTTTGCTAGATTATATTCATAAGTTCATCAGGACACAAAAGAAGAACTAACCAACCAAAAGGGCAATGACATAAGTGTCCCCCGTCAGAAGCCCAAGCAAGATTTAGCATATACCATTTAAAGTGGCATTCCGACTGTTGTTTATAGTCGCGCCAAATCCCGAAGCGGAAAAACAGAAAAGTGCTAAACTTGTAGTTTTACTGTCAACCCTAGTTATTGACTTTCAAACACTTACTTAACCTTAACAATTTGAACCCTCTGAATTCGCTAGAACCTGGTCAACCCTGACCAGGTTTTTAGATGTTTATTGAATAATAGATAAAACCCAATCACGGAAAATAGGGTTTACTTGCTCAGGTACTTCATCATGGGGACAATGACCAGCAGTGAGAAAATATTCTGT
Encoded proteins:
- a CDS encoding GNAT family N-acetyltransferase, with the protein product MIRRTTPDDTNALIAVAETIGFQAQELDYLKKMLSDYFKDGETESFWLTYEENEPVGVAYCEPERMTHQTWNLLLIAIREDLQGQGRGGKLLHYVEQTLIARGGRMLVVETSGLPEFERTRAFYGKYGFQEEARIRDFYAAGDDKIVFRKLLNAD
- a CDS encoding DUF1802 family protein, which encodes MLMELTTTFHALKEWAVAVNALENGQTIMLLRKGGIHEQGGRFSVAHEQVLLYPTYEHQQSFLLKAEYADLVYPVTSGWHPETIRIGSWAEITDILPVADESIVSELLPFHIWNEYFISDRLKWKARQPLYILLLRTYKLPQVQYIPYLPEYGGCKSWIDLDQQVQLEGSEPVLSDAVYSQMVENIRGIIGDRLYAVSL
- a CDS encoding aldo/keto reductase, whose translation is MEKRKLGTSTVQISPILMGTWQAGKKMWVGIEDDDSIKTIRAGYEAGITTIDTAEVYGDGHSEQIVAQALSDVRDRVEYATKVFSNHLKYQQVIEACERSLQNLKTDYIDLYQIHWPSGAFNSEIVPIEETMNALNHLKEQGKIRAIGVSNFSREQIAEASQYGRIDSLQPPYSLFWRNVETDAMPYCVENNISILAYSPLAQGLLTGKFAPGHKFDPADNRAKNRLFQGENFERAQQALDKLRPIAENHHCSLAQLALAWLIAQPQTNAIAGARYPQQAQDNAKAAAINLSTEEIAQIDNIGRIVTNHFDNTGIMWEW